In the genome of Nakamurella alba, the window AGCGCACGGCCGAACACCGGGCCGTCCGCGCAGAGGGGCACGGCGGGCACGGTGAGGCCGGGTCGCTCGACGACGTGTCGAAGGCGATCATCGAGCAACTGCAGCAGGACGGCCGCCGTCCCTACGCCACCATCGCCGCCGCCGTCGGATTGTCCGAGGCGGCGGTCCGGCAGCGGGTGGCCAGGCTCGTCGGTTCCGGCGTGGTGCAGATCGTGGCGGTCACCGATCCGGTCCAGGTGGGGTTCACCCGACAGGCGATGATCGGCATCCGCACCGAGGGCAACCTGGACCCGATCGTCGCCACCCTCAAGGAGATGGACGAGGTCGACTACGTGGTGGTCACCGCGGGCAGTTTCGACATCCTGGTCGAGGTGGTGTGCGAGGACGACGACCACCTGCTGGGCCTGCTCAACCATCACATCCGGACGATCCCCGGGGTGCGGTCCACCGAGTCCTTCGTTTACCTCAAGCTCGCCAAGCAGACCTACACCTGGGGCACCCGATGATCACCTGCCGGAAGCTGCTGCACGCGGGGGCCCCGACTCGGGTCGGCCTGCGGGCGGACTCCTGCCCGCGGTGCGACGTCCCGGGCCTGCCGCGGCTCTGCGCGGTCCCCGGCGCCCACCGGCTCGCCTGTCGCTCCGGCCGCGGCGCGCGGCCGGGACCCCGGGCCGCGGGCCGACCACCCGAGCAGGCCGTCCCGGAACCGGGTACGCGCCCGGCCGCCGATCGCACCCTGCCCCCCACCGAACCTCCCGGCGCCGGACCGTCCGGCTCCGACTCCCGCCCTGATCCGCAGGGCCCCGACCAGCACGAAGGAACGAGCAGATGACTGCCGGCACGGCCGACAAGAAGGCCACCGACCACCTCTGGATGCACTTCACCCGGATGTCGACGTTCGACGACCATCCGGTCCCCGTCATCGAACGTGGTGAGGGCGCCTACATCTGGGACTCCAACGGCAAGAAGTACATGGACGCGCTGTCCGGCCTCTTCGTCGTCCAGGCCGGGCACGGCCGCACCGAGATCGCCCAGGCGATGGCCGAGCAGGCCGGCAAGCTGGCGTTCTTCCCGGTGTGGGCGCACGCGCACCCGGCCGCCATCGAGCTCGCCGAGCGGATGGCCGCGCTGGCCCCGGGCGACCTGAACAAGATCTTCTTCTCCTCCGGCGGCGGCGAGTCGGTGGAGACCGCCTGGAAGGTGGCCAAGCAGTACTTCAAGCTGATCGGGAAACCGATGAAGCACAAGGTGATCTCGCGGACGATCGCCTACCACGGCACCACCCAGGGTGCACTGTCGATCACCGGCGTGCCGCCGTTCAAGCAGGTCTTCGAGCCGCTGGTGCCGGGCACCGCGCGGGTGCCGAACACCAACTTCTACCGGGCGCCGGAGTTCGTCGCGCACGACGAGAAGGTCTTCGGCCGTTGGGCCGCCGACCGCGTCGAGGAGGCCATCCTGCAGGAAGGCCCGGACACCGTCGCCGCCGTCTTCGTGGAGCCGGTGCAGAACGCCGGCGGGTGCTTCCCGCCGCCGCCCGGCTACTTCGAGCGACTGCGCGAGATCTGCGACACCTACGACGTTCTCCTGGTCTCCGACGAGGTGATCTGCGCCTACGGGCGGCTGGGCACCATGTTCGGTGCGGAGAAGTACGGCTACCAGCCCGACATCATCACCAGTGCCAAGGGTCTCACCTCCGGCTACTCCCCGCTCGGCGCGGCGATCATCTCCGACCGCATCTACGAGCCGTTCGGCAAGGGCGACACCATCTTCCCGCACGGCTACACCTTCGGCGGCCACCCGGTGTCCTGCGCCGCGGCGCTGAAGAACCTCGAGATCTTCGAGCGGGAGGACCTGCTGGGCAACGTCTCCCGCAACGAGAACGCCTTCCGGTCCACCCTGGAGAAGCTGCTCGACCTGCCGATCGTCGGCGACGTGCGCGGCGACGGGTACTTCTACGGCATCGAGCTGGTGAAGGACAAGAACACCCGGGAGTCCTTCGACGCCGGCGACTCCGAGCGGATCCTCCGCGGGTTCGTCTCGCCGACGCTGTTCGAGCACGGGCTGTACTGCCGCGCCGACGACCGGGGCGACCCGGTGGTCCAGGTGGCCCCGCCGCTGATCTGCGGCCAGGCGGAGTTCGACGAGATGGAGCAGATCCTGCGGGACGTGCTCACCGAGGCCTGGAAGCTGGTCTGATCCCTCCTGTGCCCATGGGACCTGCTGTGCCGGAACGGATGCCGGGGTCGTACAGCGGGGTGAGCCTGTGGCTCGACCGGCTGGACGACCCGCTGGACCCCCGGCCGCCGCTGCCCGGCGATCGCGACGTGGACGTCGCGATCGTCGGCGGCGGGTACACCGGCCTGTGGACCGCGTTCCACCTCCGGCGCGCGGATCCCGGCCTGCGGATCGCGGTGCTGGAACGACGGATCGCCGGGTTCGGCGCGTCCGGCCGCAACGGCGGCTGGTGCTCGGACCTTTTCCCGGCCTCCTGGGACAAGATCGCCCGGTACGGCGGGCGGGACTCCGCGCTGCGGATGAAGGCCGCGATGCGGGACTCGATCGACGAGGTCGGGCGCAGCATCGTCGATCTCGGGATCGACTGCGGCTTCCACCGGGGCGGGACCGTGGCGCCGGCCCGCAGCCCGGCGCAGTTGCAGCGGGCGCGGGCAGAGGTCGAGCACGCCCGCCAGTGGGGTGACGGCGAGGACGACCTCCGCCTGCTCGACGCCGCCGCGGTCGCCGACATCACCTCCATGTCAGGCGTTCTCGGCGGTACTTTCACACCGCACTGCGCGGCTCTGGATCCCGGCGCCCTGGTCCGCGGGCTGGCCGCGCACGTGGCCGCCGACGGCACCGACCTGTTCGAGGAGACGGCGGTGCGTGAGATCCGGCCGCACCGCGTGGTGACCGACCACGGCACCGTGCGGGCCGAGGTCGTCGTCCGGGCCACCGAGGCGTACACCGCCGAATTGCCAGGCCACCGCAGGGATCTCGCCCCGGTCTACTCGTTGGTGGTGGCCACCGAACCGCTGCCGGAGGACGTGCTGGCGGCGGTCGGGCTGGTGGACCGGCCGACCTTCACCGATCACCGGCACATGATCTGCTACGGCCAGCGCACCGCCGACGGGCGCATCGTGTTCGGCGGTCGCGGCGCGCCGTACCACCTCGGCTCCCGCATCCGCACGCCCTACGACCGGGTGCCGTCGGTGTTCTCGGACCTGCGCCGGACGCTGCTCGAGATGTACCCGGTCCTGCAGGGCGTGCGGTTCACCCACGCCTGGGGCGGCCCGCTGGGCATCCCGCGGGACTGGCACGCCGGCGTCGGGTACGACGCCTCCACCGGGTTCGCCTGGGCCGGAGGCTATGTCGGCGACGGCGTGTCCACGGCCAACCTGGCCGGACGGACGCTGGCCGACCTCATCACCGGCGCGGACAGCGACCTCACCACGCTGCCGTGGGTCGGTCACCGGTCCCGCCGTTGGGAGCCGGAACCGCTGCGCTACCTCGGCATCAACGGCGGGCTGCAGGTGATGTCCGCCGCCGACCGGGCAGAGGCCCGCACCGGCCGGCCGTCGGCGTTGGCCGACCGGTTCTCCCGGTTGATCGGCGGCTGAACACCGAACCACCGGTCAGCCTGCATTCCGGAGTCAGCCGCCGAGCGGCGGCGGCATCGTCGGGTCCGGCTCCGGCACGGTCGGATCCGGGAACGGACCGCCGGGGCTCGGATCCGCGGGCGGTGGCTCCAGCGGGACCGGCGGGCGCTCCGGGCTCGGCACGGACGGATCGGGGCCGGGGGTGTCCGGGGTCGGTGGCGTCGGGATCGTCATGCAGGTGCGGTTCCCCGGGCCCGGTCCGCCGAACCCGGCGCGGCGTCCGCCGTCGGCGGACGGTGCAATCAGCTGCTGCCGGTGCGCTGGCGCGGGATGCGGCGGGTGAGGTCGTGCTCGGAGCGGCGGGACCGGAAGAGCTCACCCCAGCGATTACCGGACAGACGGTCGTCCGCGGACAGATCGGTGCCCGGATCGCCGGCCGGGTCGTCGGCGACCTCGGCATCAACGGGAGCGATCCCGAACCGCCGCAGATACTCCATGCAGATGACCCCCGTCATGCACCGTCGGAACCGCTTGGGCGCACCTGAGGTGAGTCTGTCGACCCTGACCCGGTGCGGCTCAGACACTACCCCTGTCGTGGCCGGTCAGCTGCCGCGCGGCGTCACGGAACGCTGTCGGCGGCCACACCGAAGGAGTCAGAACCACCGTTCGAGAACAGCGGCAACACCGTCGTGATAGTGCTCCGGTGCGATCTCCGTCGCGATGGCCCGCACGTCCGGGTGACCGCCCGCCATCGCTACCCCTCGCCCGGCCCAACGCAACATCTCCAGGTCGTTGGGCATGTCGCCGAAGGCGACCACCTCCGCCGGGTCGATCCCCCAGTCCCCGGCCAACCGGTCCAGTGCGGAACCCTTGCTGACCCCGGCCGCCGCGATCTCGAGCAGACCCTCGTCGGTGGACCAGGTGATGCTGACGTCAGGGTTGCCGGTGGCGTGCGCGGCCTCGGCCAGGGTGCGGCTGTCCACGCCTCCACGCACCAGCATCTTCGCGGCGGGGTCGGCGAGCAGGGCGGCGCGGTCGGCGGTCTGGAACTCGCCGAACTCCCACGGGTGGTCGTAGTGGGCCTCCGCCCAGCAGGACCGGATCGTGGTACCCAGCCGCTCGACCGCCAGCGCCAGCGGGTCGGTGCGCAACTCCAGCGCGGACACGAAGTCCTGCATCACCTGCGGCACCAACGGGCTGGCCGCCACCAGTTCGCCGGCCTGCACGTCGTAGACCACCGCGCCGTTCATGCAGACAGCGATGCCGGTGAAGCCGGCCTCGATCACCGGGTCCAGCCACCAGATCGGCCGGCCGGTGGCGATGACGACGCGGGCGCCGGCGGACTCGGCCCGGGCCAGCGCGTCGGCGTTCCGCTTGCTCACCCGTGCGCCGGTCTCGTCCAGCAGGGTGCCGTCCATGTCGCAGACCACCATCCGGGGCGGCGTGGTGGGTCCGGCGTTCGACGGGGCGGCGGGAGGTGCGAAGGTCACCCGACCATTCTGCGGCAGCCCCGGGCCGGGGCCGTCCATCGCCGGGTGACGGGGAGGTGAACCGCGCTACCCTCCCGGCATGTTGACCGGGGACAACGTGGTGCTGCGGCCGCCCGCGGCGGCCGACGCCGATGCGCTCTACGAGCTGGCGGCGGACCTGGACTCCTGGGAGGAGCGGGTCGGCCAACCGCCGCGGGCGCTGACCCGGGAACTCTTCGACGAGCGGTTCGACACGGCGCAGCGCGACCGCGGGGCGGACCAGGTCTTCGTCATCGAGTCCGAGGGGCTCGTGGCCGGGCAGTGCGAGCTCTTCGGCGTCGACCACCTGGCCCGGGTCTCCGAGGTCGGCATCGCGCTGCTGGCCCGCGCCCGCGGCCGGGGGCTGGGCACCGACGCCATGCGGGTGCTCGTCGAGTTCGCCTTCACCCGCCTCAACCTGCACCGCGTCCACCTCTCGGTGCTCGCCGACAACGCCGCCGCCGTCCGCAGCTACCTCCGCGTCGGCTTCGTCCAGGAGGGCCGCCGCCGGGAGAGCGCCTGGGTCCGCGGGCAGTACGTCGACGAGATCCTGATGGGCCTGCTGCGGTCCGAGTGGGCGGGCTGACTCCGGTCGTCCGCCCGCCGGAGTTCCGGCAGTTCCAGCGGGAACGTCAGGCACCCAGCTCCGGCACCTGCGCGGTGAGGCCGGCGAGGAGGGTGTCGAGGCCGAATGTCCAGAAGTGGTCGGGGGCCAGGGCGCTGCCGCGGGCCGCGCCGGCGGCGGCGCCGATCCGGACGGCGCGCGGGTAGGCGTCGGGGTCGAGCACCTCGGCCAGCAACGGCCCGGCTGCCGCCCACCACTGCTCGTCGGAGGCGCCGGACTCGGCCTCGGCCGCGCTCGTAGCGACCTCCAGCCGGACCGCGGAGCGGACAAAGGCGAGCACCTGCTGGAGCACGTCGTCACAGACCACGTCGTCGATACCGAGTCCGTCGAAGGCCGCCAGCTCGTGGTCGTACTTCGCCGTGGCCCCGGGGCCGAGGGTCGGCCGGCCGGGATGCACCATCGCGAGCCACGGATGGGCGCGGAGCATCTCCCGGTTCGAGTCGGCGACGGCACGCAACCGGTCCACCCCACGCCGTTGCCCGAGCGGTGGCCGCGGCATCTCCAGCTCGATCAGATCGATCATCAGGTCGAGCAGTTCGGCCCGCCCGGGCACGTAGGTGTAGACGGTCATCGCCCCGGTGCCCAGCCGCTCGGCGACCTTCCGGATCGTCAGCCCGGGAGTCCCCTGCTCGTCCGCCACCGCGACGCCGGCCCGCACCACGTCGTCCACCCCGAGCTTCCGCCGTGGTCCCCGGGCACCCTCCGCCCCGGCGCGCCAGAGCAGCCGGAGGGTCTGCGCCGGATCCCCGGCGCCGCTGCGATCGGCCACGGGAACATTCTGCCGACCACCGCCGTTCCTATCTCCGTACATCGTACGAAGATAGGAGATCCCGTGCAGATCACGTCCACCGCACTCTCGCTCACCGTCACCGATCCGGAGGCGTCGGGCAGGTTCCTGACCGACCACTTCGGGTTCGGCGTCGCCATGGCGGCACCCGGGTTCGTCTCGCTGACCAGGGAGGACGCCGGCATCAACGTGATCTTCCTGGCGACAGGCCTGCCGACGATGCCGGCGGACCAGCGCGACGTGCACGCCACCGGCCTCATCCTGGCGTTCGTCGTCGAGGACCTGGAGGGCGAGCTGGCCCGGTTGCAGGCCGAGGGTGTCGCGATCACCATGCCGCTCACCGTCGAGGAGTGGGGCGAGCGCGCTTTCCAGGTCCGGGGCCCCAACGGCGTCGTGGTCCAGCTGGTCGACTGGAAGGGCTGAGCGGCCATCCCGGGTCCGGCGTTCCAGCGGGAACGCCGGGCTCCGGATTCCGGTCAGGCGACCGGGGCCAGCGGGTGGATTCCCGGCGGAGCCGCGAGGTGCTCACCGAAGACGCCGAGCGCCGTCCGGATGTGCGGGGAGCGCATGTGGGCGTCGAGGTCGGACTGCGCCCGCCACCGCTCGGTCGTGATGAAGACGGTCGGGTCGGCCAGCGAGGAGAACAGCTTGTAGTCCAGGCAGCCCTCCTCGGCCAGGGTGGGCTCGACCAGCGCGGCCAGCGCGTCGCGCAGCACCGCCTCCGAGCCGGGCTTGGCGGTCAGCACGGCAACGACCTCGAGATCGGCCACAGGGCACATCCTTTCCGGACCCGGCACCGTTGCCGGATGACCGGAGCGTAACAACGCGGTGCAGGATGAGCGGATGGCCATCCCCTCCGCACCCGACTCCACACAGGACACCGCACCGGACCCACGTTTCTCCCCCGCCGCTCTGGAGTTCCTCACCGAACGGCACCTCGCGTCGCTGTCCACACCGCTGCACAGCGGCCGGATCCATGCGGTGCCCACGGGTTTCACCGTGACCGGATCGACGGCGTGGGTGATCACCTCCGGGCCGAGCCAGAAGGTGCAGAACGTCCGCCGGGCCGGCACCGCCTCGATCTGCCAGATCGACGGCGCCCGGTGGCTCACGCTGATCGGGCCGGCAACCGTCCTGGAGGATCCGGACTCCGTGCGCGAAGCGGAACGACGCTACGCCGCCCGGTACCGGGTGCCGCGGGTCAACCCGCTGCGGGTGGTGATCGAGGTGCGCATCGAGAAGATCCTCGGTTCGCGCAGCATCAGCCTCCGCTGAGCTTCGCCGTCCAGCGCTCCTCCACATTGCCGAACCGCCACCAGGCGAAGGACCCGGCGAACACCAGGACGAACAGGCCGACGATCACGAAACCGACGGCGTCGAGGGAGATCCCGGAGATCCAGGTGGTGACCGGATCGGTCCAGCCGAGCTTCTCGTTGAGCACCGAGACCACCTCGATGCCACCGATGATCAGCGCGACGGCGACGGACAGGCCGGTGGTGGTGAGGTTGTAGTAGATCCGCCGCACCGGCCGGACGAACGCCCAGTGGTAGGCGGCGTGCATGAATGCGCCGTCGAGGGTGTCGGCCAGCGACATGCCGGCCGCGAAGAGCAGCGGCAGCACCATCACCGCGTACCAGGGCAGCCCGGTCGCCGCACCGGCACCGGCCAGCACCAGCAGCGAGATCTCGGTCGCGGTGTCGAATCCCAGGCCGAACAGCACGCCGACCGGGTACATCTGGCCGGGGCGGGTGATCCGCTTCATCAGCGGGCGGAGCAGCCGGGCGAACAGCCCGCGGCTGTCCAGCGCCTGCTCCAGCGCCGCCTCGTCCAGTCCCGATCGCTGCGCCTCCCGCCAGACCCGGACGATGCCGAGCAGCGCCGCCAGGTTGATCAGCCCGATCAGCAGCAGGAACACCCCGGACACCGAGGTGCCGATCACCCCCAGGGTCTGGTGGGCCGTCGAGTCCTCGCTCACCAGCGTGGTGGTGATGCTCGCCCCGGCGGCCACCAGGATCGCCATCACGAACACGATCGTCGAGTGCCCCAACGAGAACCAGAGCCCGACGGAGGTAGCGGGTCTCCCCTCCGCGGCCAGCTTCCGGGTCGTGTTGTCGATCGCCGCGATGTGGTCCGCGTCGAAGGCGTGCCGTACCCCGAGCAGGTACGCGGTCATCGCCAGCAGGATGCCGAAGACCTGACCGTCGACCAGGTACCCGCCGGGCAGGACCACGGCGAACAGCAGCCCGAAGGCGATCACGTGCAGCACGGCGACCAGCAGCAGCGGCCGGCGTGCTCGACGCACGATCGCACCAGGGCGGAACTCGGTGGCAGTGCTCGACACGGCAGCTCCTGGCGTCGATCCGGGTACGGACCTCCGCACTCTAGGCCCGGCAGCGGGTCATCGGAACAGATGGGCCGATATCGTCACCTGCCGGACACACAGGGCCGGGGACTGGCACGATGCTCCTGTGACCACACCCGAGCCCGGCACCGCGGAGCACGCACGGGAGGCGGCCGCCGCAGTCCGGGAGGACGCCGACAGTCGGCTCTGGGCGCAGCGTTTCGCCCTGCTCGGCGACGTGAACCGGCTGCGGATCCTGCTGGCGCTGCACCGCGCCCCGGGGATCAGCGTCGGCGAGCTGGCCGGGGCGGTCGGGATGACGGACAACGCCACCTCCCACGCGCTGGCCGCACTGCGGGCGGCCGGCGTCGTCGACGCCGATCGCGACGGACGTTTCCGTCGCTGGTCGGTCGTCGACGACGAGATCCACCAGATCCTGCACACCGTGGGCGCCGGCCACTCGGACCTGCACCCGCACCACTGAGGGCGACTGCGCCTCAGCCGCCGGCGACCACCCGGCCGGCCTGGATGACCGTGCGACGCTCGCCCCAGAGCAACGACGGGTCGTCGACCGGGTTGCCGGGCAGCAGCAGCAGATCGGCGTGTGCGCCCTCGGCGATCCGGCCGATGTCGGTGCGCTGCAACAGCTCCGCGTTGACGGCGGTCGCCGACTGCAGGGTGCGCACCACGCCGTCCACCTCGGACTGCAGCCGCAGCCCGCTCAACTGCTCGTCCTCCAGCTCGCCCATCAGGTCGGTGCCGAACCCGATGCGCACGCCGGCCGCGCGCGCCAGTTCGACCGCCCGCTTGCCGGACTCCAGCACCTCGCGGTTCTTGGCCCGCGGGATCTCGCCCATGCCGATCGCCTCGCCCCGCCGCTCCATGGCGTCGTAGGTGGCCAGGGTCGGCACCAGGAAGGCGTCGTGCTCCGCCATCAGCGCGGCGGTCTCCGCGTCGAGCAGGTTGCCGTGTTCGATGCTGCGCACCCCGTTGGTGATCGAGTGCACGATCGCCTCCGGCGAGTACGCATGCGCCGCCACGTAACTGCCGCGGCGGGAAGCCTCGTCGGTGACCGCCCGCACCTCCTCCGCGGAGTACTGCGGGATCCGGATCGGGTCGGTCAGCGAGACCACGCCACCGGAGGTCATGATCTTGATCGCGTGCGCGCCGCGCCGGAACCGGTCCCGGACCGCCTTGCGCAACGGGTCGACCCCGTCCACCACCTCCGTCGAATGGTGGTGTCCCGCACAGAGATCCGCGTGCCCGGGCCGGGGGTCGCCGTGCCCACCGGTCTGGCTGAGCGCCGGCCCGGTCCACAGGTAGCGGGGCGAGGAGATCAGGCCTTCGACGATCGCCCGGTCCAGCCCGGCGTCGCCACCGGCCACGTCCCGGACGGTGGTGAAGCCGCGCCGCAGCGCACCGGCGAGCCGCCGCGCACCGGTCAGCGCGACGTAGGACAGCGGGCTGGCCTCGAGCGCGATCATGTCCAGCTCGATGCCGTAGGCGTGGAAGTGCGCGTCGATCAGCCCCGGCACCACCACCCCGCCACGGGCGTCGACCACCACGTCCGATTCCTGCGTCCCGCCGATGCCGGCGATCCGGCCGTCGACGACATGCACCGGCCCGTCGACGATCTCACCCGTCAGGCTGTCGAAGACCCCGACGTTGACCACCGACATCGTGGCTGTCATGCCGACACCACCTCCCGGCGGGTGCCGCGCAGCGCGGTGGTGGCGGTCAGGTCGGCGGCGAAGGTCTCGGGGTCCACGACCACACCGTAGTCCGCGGCCGCGGCACCGACGGAGACGAACCCGTTCCGCACGTCGGCGGCCACCCGCTCCGGCTCCCGGTCCAGCGGATCGCCGTAGCCGCCGCCACCTCCGGTGTTGTTGACCAGCACGTCGCCGGCGTCCAACAGGTTGTAGCTGCCGCCCTGCGTCGCCTCGCGGTCGGTGCCGGGATTGAGCACCACGTGGTTGTTGTCGCCCTCCAGCCCGCCGTCGATGGACCAGGGCTTCGTCTTCGTCTTGTAGACCAGGCAGATGCCGGTGGACGGGGCGGTGAACCGGTAGGAGCGGCCGACGCCCACGCCGCCGCGGTTGCGCCCGGCACCGCCGGAGTCCGGCCGGTAGCCGTAGGACTCGATGAACATCGGGGACTTGGTCTCCAGCACCTCGACCGGGTTGTTCCGGCACCCCGGCTCGGACAGGTGCATGATCCCGTCCGCACCGTCGCCGCCCGCGTGGCCGCCGAAACCGACGGCCTCGTTGGTGGCCTCGAGCCAGTGCTCGCCGTTCCGCGGGTTGACCCCGAGACCCATCATCGAGCAGACGTCGCCGCCGGAGCAGGCCGGCACCAGGTCCGGCATGCCCTTGGCCAGCGCCTTCAGGATCACCTCG includes:
- a CDS encoding metal-dependent hydrolase family protein, translated to MTATMSVVNVGVFDSLTGEIVDGPVHVVDGRIAGIGGTQESDVVVDARGGVVVPGLIDAHFHAYGIELDMIALEASPLSYVALTGARRLAGALRRGFTTVRDVAGGDAGLDRAIVEGLISSPRYLWTGPALSQTGGHGDPRPGHADLCAGHHHSTEVVDGVDPLRKAVRDRFRRGAHAIKIMTSGGVVSLTDPIRIPQYSAEEVRAVTDEASRRGSYVAAHAYSPEAIVHSITNGVRSIEHGNLLDAETAALMAEHDAFLVPTLATYDAMERRGEAIGMGEIPRAKNREVLESGKRAVELARAAGVRIGFGTDLMGELEDEQLSGLRLQSEVDGVVRTLQSATAVNAELLQRTDIGRIAEGAHADLLLLPGNPVDDPSLLWGERRTVIQAGRVVAGG
- a CDS encoding TetR/AcrR family transcriptional regulator translates to MADRSGAGDPAQTLRLLWRAGAEGARGPRRKLGVDDVVRAGVAVADEQGTPGLTIRKVAERLGTGAMTVYTYVPGRAELLDLMIDLIELEMPRPPLGQRRGVDRLRAVADSNREMLRAHPWLAMVHPGRPTLGPGATAKYDHELAAFDGLGIDDVVCDDVLQQVLAFVRSAVRLEVATSAAEAESGASDEQWWAAAGPLLAEVLDPDAYPRAVRIGAAAGAARGSALAPDHFWTFGLDTLLAGLTAQVPELGA
- a CDS encoding GNAT family N-acetyltransferase produces the protein MLTGDNVVLRPPAAADADALYELAADLDSWEERVGQPPRALTRELFDERFDTAQRDRGADQVFVIESEGLVAGQCELFGVDHLARVSEVGIALLARARGRGLGTDAMRVLVEFAFTRLNLHRVHLSVLADNAAAVRSYLRVGFVQEGRRRESAWVRGQYVDEILMGLLRSEWAG
- a CDS encoding ArsR/SmtB family transcription factor; this translates as MTTPEPGTAEHAREAAAAVREDADSRLWAQRFALLGDVNRLRILLALHRAPGISVGELAGAVGMTDNATSHALAALRAAGVVDADRDGRFRRWSVVDDEIHQILHTVGAGHSDLHPHH
- a CDS encoding putative quinol monooxygenase, with the translated sequence MADLEVVAVLTAKPGSEAVLRDALAALVEPTLAEEGCLDYKLFSSLADPTVFITTERWRAQSDLDAHMRSPHIRTALGVFGEHLAAPPGIHPLAPVA
- the nicT gene encoding Nickel transporter NicT, whose translation is MSSTATEFRPGAIVRRARRPLLLVAVLHVIAFGLLFAVVLPGGYLVDGQVFGILLAMTAYLLGVRHAFDADHIAAIDNTTRKLAAEGRPATSVGLWFSLGHSTIVFVMAILVAAGASITTTLVSEDSTAHQTLGVIGTSVSGVFLLLIGLINLAALLGIVRVWREAQRSGLDEAALEQALDSRGLFARLLRPLMKRITRPGQMYPVGVLFGLGFDTATEISLLVLAGAGAATGLPWYAVMVLPLLFAAGMSLADTLDGAFMHAAYHWAFVRPVRRIYYNLTTTGLSVAVALIIGGIEVVSVLNEKLGWTDPVTTWISGISLDAVGFVIVGLFVLVFAGSFAWWRFGNVEERWTAKLSGG
- a CDS encoding PPOX class F420-dependent oxidoreductase codes for the protein MAIPSAPDSTQDTAPDPRFSPAALEFLTERHLASLSTPLHSGRIHAVPTGFTVTGSTAWVITSGPSQKVQNVRRAGTASICQIDGARWLTLIGPATVLEDPDSVREAERRYAARYRVPRVNPLRVVIEVRIEKILGSRSISLR
- a CDS encoding HAD family hydrolase, with the protein product MTFAPPAAPSNAGPTTPPRMVVCDMDGTLLDETGARVSKRNADALARAESAGARVVIATGRPIWWLDPVIEAGFTGIAVCMNGAVVYDVQAGELVAASPLVPQVMQDFVSALELRTDPLALAVERLGTTIRSCWAEAHYDHPWEFGEFQTADRAALLADPAAKMLVRGGVDSRTLAEAAHATGNPDVSITWSTDEGLLEIAAAGVSKGSALDRLAGDWGIDPAEVVAFGDMPNDLEMLRWAGRGVAMAGGHPDVRAIATEIAPEHYHDGVAAVLERWF
- a CDS encoding NAD(P)/FAD-dependent oxidoreductase; protein product: MGPAVPERMPGSYSGVSLWLDRLDDPLDPRPPLPGDRDVDVAIVGGGYTGLWTAFHLRRADPGLRIAVLERRIAGFGASGRNGGWCSDLFPASWDKIARYGGRDSALRMKAAMRDSIDEVGRSIVDLGIDCGFHRGGTVAPARSPAQLQRARAEVEHARQWGDGEDDLRLLDAAAVADITSMSGVLGGTFTPHCAALDPGALVRGLAAHVAADGTDLFEETAVREIRPHRVVTDHGTVRAEVVVRATEAYTAELPGHRRDLAPVYSLVVATEPLPEDVLAAVGLVDRPTFTDHRHMICYGQRTADGRIVFGGRGAPYHLGSRIRTPYDRVPSVFSDLRRTLLEMYPVLQGVRFTHAWGGPLGIPRDWHAGVGYDASTGFAWAGGYVGDGVSTANLAGRTLADLITGADSDLTTLPWVGHRSRRWEPEPLRYLGINGGLQVMSAADRAEARTGRPSALADRFSRLIGG
- a CDS encoding aspartate aminotransferase family protein gives rise to the protein MTAGTADKKATDHLWMHFTRMSTFDDHPVPVIERGEGAYIWDSNGKKYMDALSGLFVVQAGHGRTEIAQAMAEQAGKLAFFPVWAHAHPAAIELAERMAALAPGDLNKIFFSSGGGESVETAWKVAKQYFKLIGKPMKHKVISRTIAYHGTTQGALSITGVPPFKQVFEPLVPGTARVPNTNFYRAPEFVAHDEKVFGRWAADRVEEAILQEGPDTVAAVFVEPVQNAGGCFPPPPGYFERLREICDTYDVLLVSDEVICAYGRLGTMFGAEKYGYQPDIITSAKGLTSGYSPLGAAIISDRIYEPFGKGDTIFPHGYTFGGHPVSCAAALKNLEIFEREDLLGNVSRNENAFRSTLEKLLDLPIVGDVRGDGYFYGIELVKDKNTRESFDAGDSERILRGFVSPTLFEHGLYCRADDRGDPVVQVAPPLICGQAEFDEMEQILRDVLTEAWKLV
- a CDS encoding VOC family protein, with the translated sequence MQITSTALSLTVTDPEASGRFLTDHFGFGVAMAAPGFVSLTREDAGINVIFLATGLPTMPADQRDVHATGLILAFVVEDLEGELARLQAEGVAITMPLTVEEWGERAFQVRGPNGVVVQLVDWKG
- a CDS encoding Lrp/AsnC family transcriptional regulator, which translates into the protein MPRQSLVQRTAEHRAVRAEGHGGHGEAGSLDDVSKAIIEQLQQDGRRPYATIAAAVGLSEAAVRQRVARLVGSGVVQIVAVTDPVQVGFTRQAMIGIRTEGNLDPIVATLKEMDEVDYVVVTAGSFDILVEVVCEDDDHLLGLLNHHIRTIPGVRSTESFVYLKLAKQTYTWGTR